Proteins encoded within one genomic window of Plasmodium cynomolgi strain B DNA, chromosome 11, whole genome shotgun sequence:
- a CDS encoding putative 6-pyruvoyl tetrahydrobiopterin synthase (putative) translates to MNPDPAKPSDQIAELLVESPLFSFNCAHFIAFKGFRETLHGHNYNVCLKLRGNIQGDGYVIDFSILKEKVRTVCKQLDHHFILPMYSDVLNIQEVNDNFKITCEDNSEYSFPKRDCVQIPIKHSSTEEIGLYILNKIIEEIGLPILKARSVNYMEVTVSESPTQKATVHTNI, encoded by the coding sequence ATGAACCCCGATCCAGCTAAGCCCAGTGACCAGATAGCAGAACTGCTAGTGGAGTCTCCTCTGTTTTCGTTCAACTGCGCACACTTTATTGCCTTTAAAGGATTTAGGGAAACTTTGCATGGGCATAATTATAATGTGTGTTTAAAACTAAGGGGGAATATACAAGGAGATGGATATGTAATCgacttttccattttgaaagaaaaagtgagaaCAGTTTGCAAACAGCTGGATCATCATTTCATTCTGCCAATGTACAGTGATGTTCTAAACATCCAAGAAGTTAACGACAATTTCAAAATTACATGTGAAGATAACTCCGAATATTCTTTCCCCAAACGGGACTGTGTGCAAATTCCTATCAAGCATTCCTCCACAGAAGAAATAGGGctctatattttaaataaaataatagagGAAATAGGCTTGCCCATTTTAAAGGCACGCAGTGTTAACTATATGGAGGTAACCGTGAGTGAATCCCCAACGCAAAAGGCAACGGTTCACACGAATATCTGA
- a CDS encoding hypothetical protein (putative) produces the protein MEEDTSGGTSKRRKTNDPSHAIYSLFQKKVSRVNVNDSNNNHSKQSTQQNEKANKNLPSASTRDNAQNLSHLNTNSNTNQDVSYPSNKRNASNTHPSNSKRKCTNNRSKDQDHPFLNRQPERALYVDYGETEKKNCVNLPSKIFIKDSLKNTYTDNTSCNRNSKQQQNKVGLSSNEYTNYKVTTENRTTYDHARKLNCMWNIYVNELLDLTNTEELPQETINDMELNGAEIEIHKSRCASYIGIKGIIILETQNVMIRNELNSYAFKIVTPKNKVLILLKNKTVFILTIKDKQYYLHGVQLLRDPALKSSKKYKVLQNRTI, from the exons ATGGAAGAAGACACATCAGGAGGAACTTccaaaagaaggaagacgAATGACCCTAGTCATGCTATTTATTCtttgtttcaaaaaaaagtaagtcGGGTAAATGTAAATGACTCAAATAATAACCATTCCAAGCAGTCCACTCAGCAGAATGaaaaggcaaataaaaatttgccaTCTGCATCGACTCGTGATAATGCTCAGAACCTTTCCCATTTGAATACAAATTCAAATACAAACCAAGACGTGTCGTATCCCAGTAACAAGCGCAATGCTAGCAACACCCACCCGAGTAACAGCAAAAGAAAGTGCACCAATAATCGATCAAAAGATCAAGATCATCCTTTTTTGAACAGGCAGCCGGAAAGAGCCTTGTACGTGGACTATGGCGAAACGGAGAAG AAGAACTGTGTAAATCTGCCCAGCAAAATATTCATCAAGgacagtttaaaaaatacatatacagACAATACGAGTTGTAACAGAAACTCGAAACAGcagcaaaataaagtggGCCTGTCATCGAATGAGTACACAAATTATAAAGTTACAACGGAGAATAGAACGACGTATGATCATGCAAGGAAGCTAAACTGCATGTGGAATATTTACGTGAACGAATTACTCGATTTGACGAATACAGAAGAATTGCCCCAAGAGACAATTAATGACATGGAATTGAACGGAGCGGAAATTGAAATCCACAAGTCTCGTTGTGCTTCATATATTGGGATCAAAGGGATAATCATCCTGGAAACGCAAAATGTAATGATACGAAATGAGCTTAACAGTTAT GCATTCAAAATAGTAACCCCCAAGAACAAGGTCTTAATACTtctgaaaaacaaaaccgTATTTATCCTTACCATAAAAGATAAGCAGTATTACCTGCATGGCGTCCAGCTGCTCCGCGACCCCGCCTTAAAATCATCCAAAAAGTACAAAGTGCTACAGAATAGGactatttaa